A DNA window from Hordeum vulgare subsp. vulgare chromosome 1H, MorexV3_pseudomolecules_assembly, whole genome shotgun sequence contains the following coding sequences:
- the LOC123425719 gene encoding triacylglycerol lipase OBL1-like — protein MAVAGSAAAGRPKLGEEKLIIRPEKVRFIDILSLLILRRPITSYAFVDAGDQTARDVGITPGDIFVALTQIIQKALAAAYYPAKIIGAIVELLLNFFALNGGLLGIVWNVIRFKLVIPRREAANFRTMIGMIDGRTELKPAPAASVGDMRQLQVLDVVVSGEVADLESGGYVTAGTPLVLRQYLILEITVMAAKIAYENGAFVKNVVNNVWKFNFVGFYNGWNKFLKEDTTQAFVFTDRAKDASVVVVAFRGTEPFNMQDWSTDVNLSWLGMGAMGHVHAGFLKALGLQEEDGKDTNRAFPKDAPNGAAPIGKDIAYYKLREVIRDQLKAHSQARLVITGHSLGGALAAVFPALLALHGETEILGRLGAVQTYGQPRVGDGAFVNFFRAEVEKAAAFYRVVYRYDIVPRVPFDAPPVAEFRHGGSCVYYDGWYDGKVLAGDAPNPNYFDPRYLLSMYGNALGDLVKGAFLWARAGKDYREGAVSLLYRASGLLVPGLASHSPRDYVNAVRLGRIAPKSL, from the exons ATGGCGGTAGCCGGATCAGCTGCTGCTGGTCGTCCCAAACTGGGGGAGGAGAAGCTGATCATCCGGCCGGAGAAGGTGCGGTTCATCGACATCCTGTCCCTGCTGATCCTGCGCCGGCCCATCACCAGCTACGCCTTCGTCGACGCCGGCGACCAGACGGCCCGTGACGTCGGCATCACGCCGGGCGACATCTTCGTCGCGCTCACCCAGATCATCCAGAAGGCCCTCGCTGCTGCCTACTACCCGGCGAAGATAATCGGGGCCATCGTCGAGCTGCTCCTCAACTTCTTCGCCCTCAACGGAGGCCTGCTCGGCATCGTATGGAACGTCATCAGAT TTAAGCTGGTGATCCCTCGCCGGGAGGCGGCCAACTTCCGGACGATGATCGGGATGATCGACGGGAGGACGGAGCTGAAGCCTGCACCAGCAGCATCTGTCGGCGACATGCGGCAGCTGCAGGTGCTTGACGTCGtggtctccggcgaggtggcggacCTGGAGAGCGGCGGGTACGTGACGGCTGGGACGCCCCTCGTCCTGCGGCAGTACCTCATCCTCGAGATCACAGTCATGGCGGCCAAGATCGCCTACGAGAACGGCGCCTTCGTCAAGAACGTGGTCAACAACGTGTGGAAG TTCAATTTCGTTGGGTTCTACAACGGCTGGAACA AGTTTCTGAAGGAGGACACGACCCAGGCGTTCGTTTTCACGGACCGGGCCAAGGATGcgagcgtggtggtggtggcgttCCGCGgcacggagccattcaacatgcaGGACTGGTCTACCGACGTGAACCTGTCATGGCTGGGCATGGGCGCCATGGGCCACGTCCACGCCGGCTTCCTCAAGGCGCTGGGTCTCCAGGAGGAGGACGGCAAGGACACCAACCGCGCCTTCCCCAAGGACGCCCCCAACGGCGCCGCCCCCATCGGCAAGGACATCGCCTACTACAAGCTCCGCGAGGTGATCCGCGACCAGCTCAAGGCGCACTCGCAGGCGCGGCTCGTCATCACGGGCCACAGCCTCGGCGGCGCGCTCGCCGCCGTCTTCCCCGCGCTGCTGGCGCTGCACGGGGAGACGGAGATCCTGGGCAGGCTCGGCGCCGTGCAGACCTACGGGCAGCCGCGGGTGGGCGACGGCGCCTTCGTCAACTTCTTCCGCGCCGAGGTGGAGAAGGCGGCGGCGTTCTACCGCGTGGTGTACCGGTACGACATCGTGCCGCGGGTGCCGTTCGACGCGCCGCCCGTGGCGGAGTTCAGACACGGCGGCTCGTGCGTGTACTATGACGGGTGGTACGACGGGAAGGTGCTCGCCGGCGACGCGCCCAACCCCAACTACTTCGACCCGCGGTACCTGCTGTCCATGTACGGCAACGCGCTTGGGGACCTGGTGAAGGGAGCCTTCCTGTGGGCGAGGGCCGGCAAGGACTACCGCGAGGGCGCCGTCTCCCTGCTCTATCGCGCCTCCGGCCTGCTCGTCCCCGGCCTCGCCTCCCACAGCCCGCGAGACTACGTCAACGCCGTCCGCCTCGGCCGCATCGCCCCAAAGTCACTCTAA